One Trichoplusia ni isolate ovarian cell line Hi5 chromosome 6, tn1, whole genome shotgun sequence DNA segment encodes these proteins:
- the LOC113494847 gene encoding uncharacterized protein LOC113494847, translating into MRNFLRSFVLLVTVAASLAAPSPTAGAGADNTVDKAEPSTHELLSSLGLKKLRIPAAHHRKRLAEQGRRHATGDSRMYVIKLPPNTSYYSHAEPAPAAARTLPLQMTSNGKPARVYHWNIPVLQKFAKNRPQARFDDDIVDVESTPTWPKVSHPNSLDALAYYVPAKKTSFRKYFSGNGKPKSFYVIEKNKKNTEYHKLLP; encoded by the coding sequence GTCATTTGTGTTACTGGTGACGGTGGCAGCGTCCCTGGCGGCGCCCTCACCGaccgccggcgccggcgcagaCAACACCGTCGACAAGGCTGAACCCTCCACTCACGAGCTGCTCAGCTCACTCGGCTTGAAGAAGCTGAGGATACCCGCTGCGCACCACAGGAAGCGCCTGGCCGAGCAAGGCAGGCGCCACGCGACCGGCGACTCAAGGATGTACGTCATCAAACTGCCCCCCAACACCAGCTACTACAGCCACGCggagcccgcgcccgccgccgccaggACCCTGCCTCTACAGATGACCAGCAACGGGAAACCCGCGCGGGTCTACCACTGGAACATACCCGTACTCCAGAAGTTCGCCAAGAACCGTCCTCAAGCGAGGTTCGACGATGACATAGTGGATGTTGAGAGCACGCCCACTTGGCCGAAGGTCAGCCATCCAAACTCGCTCGACGCATTAGCGTACTACGTACCAGCTAAGAAGACCTCCTTCAGGAAGTACTTCTCCGGGAACGGAAAGCCCAAATCTTTCTACGTGATTGAGAAGAATAAGAAAAACACGGAATACCATAAGCTACTGCCGTAA